One window of Pseudacidobacterium ailaaui genomic DNA carries:
- a CDS encoding TIGR00730 family Rossman fold protein translates to MQHRRSHATLILMPSSQPFRICVFCGSANGAGPAYVQAAKELGRNIAAAGMGLVYGGATVGLMGVLADAALEGGAEVIGVMPDVLMDREIAHQGLTRLHIVKTMHERKALMSDHADAFIALPGGYGTLDEFIEIVTWAQLRIHQKPCILLNINGYFDGFLAFLDHGVQQGFIRPENRALIHIARNVDDALEMAQATPKEAPSRRVMRETMDSGVQRK, encoded by the coding sequence ATGCAGCACCGCCGCAGTCACGCTACACTCATCCTGATGCCTTCCTCCCAACCATTCCGCATCTGCGTCTTCTGCGGCTCGGCAAATGGAGCTGGGCCTGCTTATGTTCAGGCTGCGAAAGAGCTGGGCCGCAACATCGCTGCTGCTGGCATGGGCCTGGTCTATGGCGGCGCGACTGTCGGACTGATGGGTGTGCTGGCGGACGCTGCACTCGAAGGCGGCGCCGAGGTCATCGGCGTCATGCCTGACGTCCTGATGGACCGTGAAATCGCACACCAAGGCCTGACCAGACTTCATATTGTCAAAACCATGCACGAGCGCAAGGCCCTTATGTCAGACCATGCTGATGCCTTCATCGCCCTCCCCGGTGGATACGGCACCCTCGATGAGTTCATCGAAATCGTGACCTGGGCACAGCTCAGGATCCATCAGAAGCCCTGCATTCTATTGAACATCAACGGATACTTTGACGGGTTTCTGGCCTTCCTGGACCATGGCGTCCAGCAGGGCTTCATTCGACCGGAGAACCGGGCACTCATCCACATTGCCCGAAACGTTGACGACGCTCTGGAGATGGCGCAGGCCACACCCAAAGAAGCACCTTCGCGCAGAGTCATGCGGGAAACCATGGATTCCGGGGTGCAAAGAAAGTAG
- a CDS encoding YtcA family lipoprotein yields MKEERKIERRSAAAKPFADQGNVTGMLAAMSGVLFFTVGCGHAPTFSILGSFFPAWLFCIAAGILLAALCYGLFVRLQMAGEIRPAILVYPCLAAFFAFTLWLMFFR; encoded by the coding sequence ATGAAAGAAGAGAGAAAAATCGAACGAAGGTCGGCGGCGGCAAAACCGTTTGCTGACCAGGGAAACGTCACAGGTATGCTGGCAGCGATGTCTGGCGTGCTTTTTTTTACCGTCGGATGCGGGCATGCTCCCACCTTCAGCATTCTGGGGTCATTTTTCCCGGCCTGGCTGTTCTGCATTGCTGCTGGTATTTTGCTGGCGGCGTTGTGTTATGGGCTTTTCGTCCGTCTGCAGATGGCCGGTGAAATCCGGCCTGCGATTCTGGTCTATCCCTGCCTGGCAGCATTTTTTGCTTTCACACTTTGGTTAATGTTTTTTCGCTGA
- a CDS encoding TolC family protein translates to MKRPFQSTIFFLILMGVVSSLDRAAGQSAPESPDKIWHGKSAQELSRSLPTLPGAALSLDAAHEYTLAELVDLAEEHDPETRVAWQQAKARAAALGIARSAWYPVIAAVAVANTTRTRVLFASDFYRQTYGTFSPEVHLEYLIFDFGGRSGAVEAAKANLLAANLAFNDTHRKTIFAVMAAYYRLLNAMGQRAAAEVSLKNAQAVKEDAEERLKHGLATRPDVLEAEAVAAQAEYDLQAATGAEEIAHGDLATAMGLPPGTPFHVQDISKLSLPVSLADSVDAAMTRALEQRPDLQAQFARLKAADAAIRQARSSDFPSLSLNGDGGSARQFGVQDTLPSAYAGGETWNVSLSLRWTIFDGTRREHEVAQARAERAATLAEIEATRDRISNQVWAAYSNLKTAERQQQAAAALLAAANESYAAARESYSYGVRNLLDVIAAQKALAQAASEDVSARAQLLLQSANLAFQTGDLIYLPPGKIGP, encoded by the coding sequence ATGAAAAGACCCTTCCAGAGCACGATATTTTTTTTGATTTTGATGGGTGTGGTTTCTTCCCTGGATCGTGCGGCAGGGCAAAGCGCCCCGGAAAGTCCAGACAAAATCTGGCATGGCAAAAGCGCCCAGGAGCTGAGCCGGTCACTGCCCACGCTTCCCGGCGCCGCCCTTTCCCTGGATGCGGCGCATGAGTACACGCTGGCCGAGCTGGTGGACCTGGCCGAAGAACATGATCCTGAGACGCGGGTGGCCTGGCAGCAGGCCAAGGCCCGCGCGGCCGCGCTAGGCATCGCACGGAGCGCATGGTATCCGGTAATTGCTGCCGTGGCCGTGGCCAACACGACGCGCACGCGGGTCCTGTTTGCTTCCGATTTTTATCGCCAGACCTATGGCACGTTTTCACCTGAGGTGCACCTGGAGTATCTGATCTTCGACTTCGGCGGGAGAAGCGGCGCAGTGGAGGCAGCAAAGGCCAACCTTCTCGCCGCCAATCTTGCCTTTAATGACACGCACCGGAAGACCATCTTTGCAGTGATGGCGGCCTACTACCGCCTGCTGAATGCCATGGGACAGCGGGCGGCTGCCGAGGTCAGCCTGAAGAATGCGCAGGCCGTAAAGGAAGACGCCGAAGAACGCCTGAAGCACGGGCTGGCCACAAGGCCCGATGTGCTGGAGGCAGAAGCGGTGGCGGCCCAGGCCGAATATGATCTGCAGGCGGCCACGGGGGCCGAGGAGATCGCGCACGGAGACCTGGCAACGGCGATGGGGCTTCCGCCGGGAACACCATTTCATGTCCAGGACATCAGCAAGCTCAGTCTGCCTGTGAGCCTGGCCGACTCCGTCGATGCTGCTATGACCCGGGCCCTCGAACAACGGCCGGACCTGCAGGCCCAATTTGCGCGGCTCAAGGCGGCCGACGCCGCCATCCGGCAGGCGCGTTCCAGCGATTTTCCCTCATTAAGTCTGAACGGGGACGGCGGTTCTGCGCGTCAGTTTGGCGTCCAGGATACGCTGCCTTCCGCTTATGCCGGTGGTGAGACCTGGAACGTGAGCCTCTCGCTGCGATGGACAATATTTGACGGAACGCGGCGTGAGCATGAAGTGGCGCAGGCGAGGGCGGAAAGAGCGGCCACGCTGGCCGAAATCGAGGCGACGCGGGACCGTATTTCCAATCAGGTCTGGGCGGCGTATTCCAATCTGAAGACAGCCGAGCGGCAACAGCAGGCGGCCGCAGCGCTGCTGGCAGCAGCCAATGAGTCCTATGCTGCGGCGCGCGAATCCTACAGCTATGGGGTCCGGAATCTGCTGGATGTGATTGCCGCCCAGAAGGCGCTGGCGCAGGCCGCCTCAGAAGATGTGTCTGCCCGGGCGCAGCTTCTGCTGCAATCGGCAAATCTCGCTTTTCAAACGGGGGACCTCATATACCTGCCGCCGGGCAAGATAGGACCATGA
- a CDS encoding ribonuclease HII yields the protein MPPAKTSHGPADVTAATQKWRMLRSLSCGNKFENAARAQGATLVAGVDEVGRGALFGCVVAAAVILPENTRIRGLRDSKQLLRKDRERLARLVEEKAIAFAIEEVDVETIDRINIYQASRLAMTGAVARLMPQPDHLLIDAMRLDLPCAQTSIIYGDSLSISIAAASVLAKVYRDQRMRELHEVYPQYGLASHKGYSTPEHLAALEKYGPTPLHRRSFRPVAQFRLPWDAPSESISTDTATVPAEGGAC from the coding sequence ATGCCCCCGGCGAAAACCTCGCATGGCCCGGCAGACGTGACGGCGGCCACGCAGAAGTGGCGCATGTTGCGCTCGCTGTCCTGTGGTAACAAATTTGAAAATGCTGCGCGTGCGCAAGGCGCCACACTGGTCGCCGGTGTGGATGAGGTGGGCCGAGGGGCGCTCTTTGGATGCGTGGTGGCTGCGGCCGTCATCCTGCCGGAGAACACCCGCATTCGCGGCCTGCGCGATTCCAAGCAGCTCCTTCGTAAAGACCGCGAGCGCCTGGCAAGGCTGGTGGAGGAAAAAGCCATTGCGTTTGCGATTGAAGAGGTCGATGTGGAGACCATTGACCGCATCAACATCTACCAGGCCTCCCGGCTGGCGATGACGGGAGCTGTGGCAAGGCTGATGCCCCAGCCAGACCATCTTTTGATTGATGCCATGCGGCTGGATCTGCCCTGCGCACAGACCAGCATCATCTATGGGGATTCTCTTTCGATCTCCATTGCCGCGGCCTCGGTGCTGGCCAAGGTCTACCGAGACCAGCGCATGCGAGAGCTGCACGAAGTCTATCCTCAATACGGACTGGCCTCACACAAGGGCTACAGTACGCCTGAGCATCTGGCAGCGCTTGAAAAATACGGTCCCACGCCACTGCACCGCAGGAGCTTCCGACCGGTGGCGCAGTTCAGGCTCCCCTGGGACGCTCCATCGGAATCCATTTCCACCGACACAGCGACGGTGCCAGCAGAGGGCGGCGCCTGCTGA
- the tatA gene encoding twin-arginine translocase TatA/TatE family subunit, giving the protein MLDNLLKPEHLLLILAIALLIFGPSKLPGLGKGLGEAFRGFKEGIKGSGGSESEKQENAAKSEATTAQTK; this is encoded by the coding sequence ATGCTGGACAATCTGCTTAAACCCGAGCACCTGCTGCTGATTCTTGCCATTGCTTTGCTGATCTTTGGTCCTTCCAAATTGCCTGGACTGGGCAAGGGACTGGGCGAGGCCTTCCGCGGCTTCAAGGAAGGCATTAAAGGGAGTGGTGGCTCTGAGAGCGAAAAACAGGAAAACGCTGCCAAGTCTGAAGCAACCACCGCGCAGACCAAATAG
- a CDS encoding helix-turn-helix domain-containing protein has protein sequence MGQFGEDLRKERESRGITLESITDATKISSRHLLALEEGQFDLLPGGVFNKGIVRNYARAVGLDENVWVERFLSAYRESGHLKDEDVNWIEFAENVSKTRHVETVRSGQRLRWTGVVVLLVLLSVLGWFVWRYVSGRIATANLRRVHSMTTSAAMLLTPQRGQPS, from the coding sequence ATGGGTCAGTTCGGCGAAGATTTACGCAAAGAACGCGAATCGCGCGGCATCACCCTGGAAAGCATCACGGATGCCACCAAAATCAGCAGTCGTCATCTGCTGGCCCTCGAAGAGGGGCAGTTTGATCTGCTGCCCGGCGGTGTCTTCAACAAGGGAATTGTGCGCAATTATGCCCGCGCAGTTGGTCTGGACGAGAATGTCTGGGTCGAGCGTTTTCTTTCTGCGTACCGGGAAAGCGGACACCTCAAAGACGAGGACGTCAACTGGATTGAGTTTGCCGAAAATGTCAGCAAGACCCGCCATGTAGAGACGGTCCGTTCCGGGCAGCGGCTGCGCTGGACCGGCGTGGTCGTGCTGCTGGTGCTGCTCTCTGTTCTCGGATGGTTTGTCTGGCGTTATGTGAGCGGACGCATTGCCACGGCCAACCTACGCCGGGTCCATTCCATGACCACTTCGGCCGCCATGCTTCTGACCCCGCAGCGCGGGCAGCCCAGCTGA
- a CDS encoding FUSC family protein — translation MATAVAAPRTDTRSFAAWFADFLRQELAPYPGRGLMVARMVIAATLTMVLVMTFRIPGGATGPLYAFLISRENLVSTARSAFKVVLAFGVGGAFVPLGAAMFASMPLTHFLWEAASIFLIFFLIRTLGDYSVASGVGLMATSAIAIWYLPGPAELNVERSLWQVAAPTLGAMVTFLVEAVFHAFRKEDQLQTGLQSRLQALEDLLHSYAQGRPAAPQTVRSLTQYAMVGVGSLRRLLAHSNQTPHELARMTALVSIVGRSMDFAAAMLHAHPMVPPEDRPLAEKMAQQLAAVRQCLRSGCVPAVPEVRAEGARIVLLKELEQMIALIPRVFEGSISLEEFRAFAHVPAEKTRVFVRDAFSNPEHVKFALSGCLAGMLCYVFYMGLGWPGLSTSVTTCVLTALSNIGASRQKQMLRLAGAVIGGFVFGLGAQVFVLPWLDSIAGFAVLFAAVSAVAAWIATASPRLSYCGLQIALAFYLIHVNDFTVQTSLTIGRDRAIGVLLGIGMMWLVFERLQPRTAVAQMVASFTGNLRLMADLTTLKVAPTHAASIARARRMRDQIVANFTAVHAQADAVPFEIGPRRAIHMAARDRIRRWQSMLRTFYLLDLALLQYRIFGQLDQLPEEIRNGLEEFHQSCAGILTEMAAHLEMQREEVAGPFAAGIQMPVLPKSLKYHGTSPQAGSIASITREMTELLERIRGEMLQAPLFALE, via the coding sequence ATGGCCACTGCGGTTGCAGCCCCACGTACGGACACTCGGAGCTTTGCCGCATGGTTTGCGGACTTTCTGAGGCAGGAACTGGCGCCCTATCCGGGGCGAGGTTTGATGGTGGCCCGCATGGTGATTGCCGCCACCCTGACCATGGTCCTGGTGATGACCTTCCGTATTCCAGGCGGGGCCACTGGACCGCTGTATGCCTTTCTGATCTCACGGGAGAACCTGGTGTCCACGGCCCGTTCAGCTTTCAAAGTTGTGCTGGCCTTCGGAGTGGGAGGCGCCTTTGTACCGCTGGGTGCGGCGATGTTTGCCTCCATGCCGCTGACGCATTTCCTGTGGGAGGCGGCGAGCATCTTTCTGATCTTTTTTCTGATTCGCACGCTCGGAGACTACAGCGTGGCCAGCGGCGTAGGACTGATGGCGACCTCAGCCATCGCCATCTGGTATCTGCCTGGCCCGGCTGAGCTGAATGTGGAGCGGTCGCTCTGGCAGGTGGCCGCGCCCACTCTGGGCGCGATGGTCACCTTCCTGGTGGAGGCGGTCTTCCATGCCTTCCGCAAGGAAGACCAGCTTCAGACCGGATTACAGTCGCGCCTCCAGGCGCTCGAAGATCTGTTGCACAGCTATGCGCAGGGCCGTCCTGCCGCCCCGCAGACAGTCCGCAGCCTAACACAATATGCCATGGTGGGGGTGGGTTCTTTGCGCCGTCTGCTGGCGCACTCCAACCAGACGCCGCATGAGCTGGCGCGCATGACTGCCCTGGTCTCCATCGTGGGGCGGTCAATGGACTTTGCGGCGGCCATGCTGCATGCCCATCCTATGGTCCCGCCGGAAGACAGGCCGCTGGCGGAGAAGATGGCGCAGCAGCTTGCTGCCGTCCGGCAGTGCCTCCGCAGCGGCTGCGTGCCCGCGGTCCCGGAGGTCCGGGCCGAGGGGGCGCGTATTGTGCTGCTCAAGGAACTGGAGCAGATGATTGCGCTGATTCCGCGTGTCTTTGAAGGCTCCATTTCTCTTGAAGAATTTCGCGCATTTGCCCATGTTCCTGCCGAGAAAACGAGGGTCTTTGTCCGCGATGCCTTTTCCAATCCCGAACATGTGAAGTTTGCTCTAAGCGGCTGTTTGGCGGGAATGCTCTGCTATGTCTTCTACATGGGCCTGGGATGGCCCGGTCTTTCTACATCGGTGACCACCTGTGTGCTGACGGCGCTCTCCAACATCGGGGCGTCGAGGCAAAAGCAGATGCTGCGTCTGGCGGGGGCGGTCATCGGTGGATTTGTATTCGGGCTGGGCGCGCAGGTCTTTGTCCTTCCTTGGCTTGACTCGATTGCCGGGTTCGCCGTGCTCTTTGCTGCTGTTTCCGCCGTCGCTGCCTGGATTGCTACAGCCAGTCCGCGGCTTTCCTATTGCGGACTCCAGATTGCGCTTGCCTTTTACCTGATTCACGTCAATGACTTTACCGTGCAGACCTCGCTCACGATTGGACGGGACCGCGCAATTGGCGTGCTGTTGGGTATTGGGATGATGTGGCTGGTCTTTGAACGCCTCCAGCCGCGCACTGCGGTGGCCCAGATGGTTGCAAGCTTCACGGGAAATCTGCGCCTGATGGCCGATCTGACTACGCTGAAGGTTGCGCCCACCCATGCGGCGTCCATTGCTCGTGCCCGCCGGATGCGAGACCAGATTGTTGCGAATTTTACCGCTGTCCACGCCCAGGCCGATGCCGTACCGTTTGAGATTGGCCCGCGCCGGGCCATACACATGGCCGCACGCGACCGCATTCGCCGATGGCAGTCCATGCTGCGCACCTTTTACCTGCTGGACCTTGCCCTGCTGCAATACCGCATCTTCGGTCAACTGGACCAGCTTCCGGAGGAGATACGGAACGGCCTTGAGGAGTTCCATCAGTCCTGCGCGGGAATCCTGACGGAGATGGCGGCCCATCTCGAAATGCAGCGTGAGGAGGTGGCCGGGCCTTTCGCGGCAGGCATCCAAATGCCTGTGCTGCCAAAGTCTCTCAAGTACCACGGGACTTCGCCCCAGGCCGGCAGTATTGCCTCGATCACGCGCGAGATGACCGAGCTGCTGGAGCGCATCCGCGGCGAGATGCTGCAGGCCCCGCTCTTTGCTCTTGAGTAG
- a CDS encoding MBL fold metallo-hydrolase translates to MSHPAERADSHDLVRGRTHLGDFELTVLSDGFYFLDGGAMFGVVPKTMWEKRVPADEQNRILLGLNTVVVRTGKQTVAIETGIGNKLSEKHRQIFGAQQKLPSAFAAAGIRPEDVDVVINSHLHFDHCGWNTTRTADGRILPTFPNARYFAHRGEVEHGHLQLERDAVSYISANYDPLIESGQMTLLDLRRGEVREIVPGISVELFPGHTAQLMAVHIESGGSHACYISDLIPTSVHLDITWVMGYDLDPLTCIEERKRFYARAIPEQWLVLFTHDHHTPFGHLRWNDKGKPVMKGT, encoded by the coding sequence GTGAGTCATCCCGCAGAGCGCGCCGATTCGCATGATCTGGTGCGTGGACGCACCCATCTCGGCGACTTTGAACTGACCGTGCTGAGTGACGGATTTTATTTTCTCGATGGCGGGGCGATGTTTGGTGTGGTCCCGAAGACCATGTGGGAAAAGCGCGTCCCGGCGGATGAGCAGAACCGTATTCTGCTCGGCCTGAACACGGTCGTGGTGCGCACCGGAAAGCAGACCGTTGCCATTGAGACCGGAATTGGCAACAAGCTCAGTGAAAAACACCGGCAGATCTTTGGTGCACAGCAAAAGCTGCCCTCCGCCTTTGCTGCTGCTGGGATCCGGCCGGAAGATGTAGATGTGGTCATCAACTCGCATCTCCATTTTGACCACTGCGGATGGAACACCACGCGTACTGCAGACGGACGCATCCTTCCGACTTTCCCCAATGCGCGCTATTTTGCGCATCGCGGCGAAGTCGAGCATGGGCACCTGCAACTGGAGCGGGACGCTGTCAGCTATATCAGCGCCAACTATGATCCTCTGATTGAAAGCGGGCAGATGACGCTGCTCGACCTCAGACGAGGAGAAGTCCGCGAGATTGTGCCGGGCATCTCAGTCGAACTGTTCCCTGGACACACCGCGCAGCTGATGGCTGTGCATATCGAGTCAGGCGGCAGCCACGCCTGCTATATTTCGGATTTAATTCCCACCAGTGTCCACCTCGATATCACCTGGGTGATGGGCTATGACCTTGATCCGCTGACCTGCATTGAGGAGCGGAAACGCTTCTATGCGCGGGCCATTCCGGAGCAATGGCTTGTGCTGTTTACCCATGACCATCACACACCCTTTGGCCATCTTCGCTGGAATGACAAGGGCAAACCGGTCATGAAAGGGACTTGA
- a CDS encoding biotin/lipoyl-binding protein: MTEENRRRTGRAISVAAIVCAVITGMLVLRETTENPRTDDAEVFANFIGVAPVVSGPIMKLNVADNQQVKQGDLLFDIDERPYAYALARAKAEQASLEGEIVDEGRTIASQRSAVDVAQANTRSAEANVARAAASMNEAKAEVSHAKAVVDQAAADLAYVTNNLHRIEPLLAKQYVTVDQVDQARTLVATRQQALEQARSQLALSQARLDSAAAQYRQAQAILEQSHQQVAQAAHAVTTLEPLVAQRQARSSAIDMAQYNLDNCRYYAPFDGRVTNLTISEGAYAHAGQQVFTLIDTRTWWAVANFRETQLKHIRPGMKADVYVMSRPNVRLHGVVDSIGYGVTPDADIVGRLSPGLPDVQRTLNWVHLASRFPVRVRIEDAPSDLLRLSESAVVVIRGK; this comes from the coding sequence ATGACTGAAGAAAACCGCCGCCGCACCGGACGCGCGATCAGCGTGGCTGCGATCGTGTGCGCCGTGATCACTGGCATGCTGGTCCTGCGCGAGACGACGGAAAATCCGCGCACAGACGATGCGGAGGTGTTCGCCAACTTTATAGGAGTCGCACCGGTTGTCAGCGGACCCATCATGAAGCTGAACGTCGCTGACAACCAGCAGGTGAAACAGGGTGATCTGCTTTTTGATATCGATGAGCGGCCCTATGCCTATGCTCTTGCCCGCGCCAAAGCCGAGCAGGCCTCATTGGAAGGGGAGATTGTCGATGAGGGTCGCACCATTGCTTCGCAGCGAAGTGCAGTGGATGTGGCCCAGGCAAACACCCGGAGCGCGGAGGCCAATGTGGCACGTGCCGCAGCTTCTATGAATGAGGCAAAGGCCGAGGTCTCCCACGCCAAGGCCGTCGTGGACCAAGCGGCGGCTGATCTGGCGTATGTAACGAACAACCTGCACCGTATTGAACCGCTGCTGGCCAAACAATACGTGACCGTGGACCAAGTAGACCAGGCGCGGACCCTGGTAGCCACCAGACAGCAGGCGCTTGAGCAGGCGCGCTCCCAACTGGCGCTCTCGCAGGCGAGGCTAGATTCGGCCGCGGCCCAGTACCGCCAGGCACAGGCCATTCTGGAACAGAGCCATCAGCAGGTGGCCCAGGCCGCCCATGCCGTCACAACGCTAGAGCCGCTGGTGGCACAGCGCCAGGCGCGTAGCTCGGCCATCGATATGGCCCAGTACAATCTGGACAACTGCCGCTATTACGCCCCTTTTGACGGACGGGTCACAAACCTGACCATCTCTGAGGGCGCGTATGCTCATGCCGGACAACAGGTCTTTACGCTGATTGATACGCGCACCTGGTGGGCCGTCGCCAATTTCCGTGAGACCCAACTGAAGCACATCCGCCCCGGGATGAAGGCCGATGTGTACGTCATGTCGCGACCGAATGTCCGTCTGCACGGGGTTGTAGACAGCATCGGCTACGGCGTGACTCCGGATGCAGACATTGTAGGAAGGCTTTCCCCGGGGCTGCCTGACGTGCAGCGCACGCTGAACTGGGTCCATCTGGCCTCGCGTTTTCCTGTCCGTGTGCGGATTGAAGATGCCCCCTCGGATTTGCTGCGCCTGAGCGAGTCCGCTGTGGTGGTGATACGGGGTAAATAA
- a CDS encoding SAM-dependent methyltransferase, translated as MPKNNLMLRAQVMKFDGGSVSDSRMKEAQEALESAIVRHAREIAASGNDDREVFDKLVKLYESQPSLNVRTSTSIQNQAYSTPAPLAFLADRLAGIDKSTTVYEPTAGNGMLLITASPNNVFANELNPQRAASLKSQGFHVTEVDAQNPQIAPKSVDAVVANPPFGSLKEKAIVDGYKLGKIDHLIAARSLEAMKDDGKAVLILGADKAAGGVSNADRVFFNWLYSHYNVTSHFEVDGSLYSRQGARWPVRIISIHGRVASDKVSPVPGTIQRAGTWEDVYEQYGKGLAAQQQENPNLGDVHPVPRSENNAQPSGVSGPAHEPSGVSHPEEPAASQVSANSESGNRPEPVRDRPVPQSGGLANPDRNVRPGTREAEPDQLAKQGEGRGYSRGGSASTGRAAGDNSLTPAENEYQVPYTPATQEQRAGPAASRRGCAPAARSSRA; from the coding sequence ATGCCGAAAAACAACCTGATGCTGCGTGCTCAGGTGATGAAGTTTGATGGCGGTTCGGTTTCTGATTCGCGCATGAAGGAGGCGCAAGAGGCGCTTGAATCTGCCATCGTTCGCCATGCTCGGGAAATCGCTGCATCCGGGAATGACGATAGAGAGGTATTTGATAAGCTAGTCAAGCTTTATGAGAGCCAGCCAAGCCTGAATGTTCGCACCTCTACCAGCATTCAGAACCAGGCTTATTCCACCCCCGCGCCCTTGGCTTTTCTTGCCGACCGTCTGGCAGGCATCGATAAGAGCACAACCGTGTATGAGCCGACCGCCGGAAATGGGATGCTGCTCATTACTGCTTCGCCGAACAATGTATTTGCCAATGAACTAAACCCACAGCGAGCAGCTAGTCTTAAATCCCAAGGGTTTCACGTTACCGAGGTGGACGCTCAGAATCCGCAGATTGCTCCAAAAAGCGTGGATGCTGTTGTGGCGAATCCGCCTTTCGGTTCACTCAAGGAAAAGGCCATCGTAGACGGCTATAAGCTGGGGAAGATTGACCATCTAATTGCAGCGCGTTCCCTTGAGGCCATGAAGGACGACGGCAAAGCTGTGCTCATTCTAGGCGCGGACAAGGCTGCCGGTGGAGTGAGCAACGCGGATCGCGTATTTTTCAACTGGCTTTATTCCCACTACAATGTGACCAGCCATTTTGAAGTAGACGGAAGCCTTTATAGCAGGCAGGGTGCTCGCTGGCCGGTACGCATCATCTCAATTCATGGGCGTGTTGCTTCCGACAAAGTTTCCCCAGTGCCTGGAACTATCCAGCGTGCGGGAACATGGGAGGATGTTTATGAGCAATATGGTAAGGGTCTGGCGGCCCAGCAGCAGGAAAATCCCAACCTTGGGGATGTCCATCCCGTACCGCGGAGCGAAAACAACGCTCAGCCGTCAGGAGTTTCAGGACCTGCTCATGAGCCGTCTGGCGTTTCTCATCCAGAAGAACCCGCAGCAAGCCAAGTATCGGCTAACAGTGAATCCGGAAACAGACCCGAACCTGTACGAGATCGGCCTGTACCACAGTCCGGAGGATTGGCCAATCCAGATCGTAATGTGCGACCAGGTACACGCGAAGCTGAACCAGATCAACTGGCCAAACAAGGGGAAGGTAGAGGATATTCCCGAGGAGGAAGTGCCTCTACTGGACGAGCTGCTGGGGACAATAGCTTAACTCCAGCGGAAAACGAATATCAGGTTCCTTACACTCCAGCTACTCAAGAGCAAAGAGCGGGGCCTGCAGCATCTCGCCGCGGATGCGCTCCAGCAGCTCGGTCATCTCGCGCGTGA
- a CDS encoding ABC transporter permease, whose amino-acid sequence MNKLVLGNLLHRPLRTLIGVFAVAVEVVMILSIVGIMIGQVSNARNQTGGIGADIIVRPPNASFVTGVGGAPVPAKIADVLAKLPHVAVAAPVITDFNMAGSVETLWGIDYQSFNALRPFVFLAGGPFQGANDVIVDDVYARADHGHHVGDIIRIKDHPFRICGIVEHGKGGRKFLPIHTLGALMGNPDNASLFYIKSDDLKNQETIRKEILAVPGLGQYQVQTIQEWMSLMTPEHLPGFTPALNSVIGIAVIVGFIVVFQTMYTAVMERTREIGILKSLGASRSYIAHVILREAALVSLAGILLGIALTYLVKLGLSYRFPTIPFPLTPGWRINAALIAFTGSILGALYPALKAARKDPIDALAYE is encoded by the coding sequence ATGAACAAGCTTGTCCTCGGCAATCTGCTGCACCGCCCGCTCCGTACCCTGATTGGCGTTTTTGCCGTTGCCGTTGAAGTCGTCATGATTCTTTCGATCGTCGGCATCATGATTGGACAGGTCTCCAACGCCAGAAACCAGACCGGAGGCATCGGGGCAGACATCATCGTGCGTCCGCCGAATGCAAGTTTCGTCACGGGCGTGGGCGGCGCTCCGGTCCCGGCAAAAATTGCCGATGTGCTCGCAAAGCTGCCCCATGTTGCCGTCGCTGCGCCTGTCATCACAGATTTCAATATGGCCGGATCGGTGGAAACCCTTTGGGGCATTGACTACCAGAGCTTTAATGCTCTGCGCCCCTTTGTCTTTCTTGCCGGAGGTCCGTTTCAGGGTGCAAACGACGTGATTGTGGACGACGTGTACGCCCGTGCTGACCATGGTCATCATGTCGGCGACATCATCCGCATCAAGGACCATCCCTTCCGCATCTGCGGTATCGTTGAGCACGGCAAAGGTGGCCGCAAGTTCCTGCCCATCCACACTCTGGGCGCTCTGATGGGAAATCCCGACAACGCTTCTCTGTTCTACATCAAGAGCGATGACCTCAAAAACCAGGAGACCATCCGGAAGGAAATTCTGGCCGTTCCCGGCTTGGGCCAGTATCAGGTACAGACCATCCAGGAATGGATGTCCCTGATGACACCAGAACATCTGCCGGGCTTTACCCCGGCCCTGAACAGCGTCATCGGGATCGCAGTGATTGTGGGCTTCATTGTGGTCTTCCAGACCATGTACACGGCGGTCATGGAACGCACCCGCGAGATCGGGATCCTGAAGTCTCTTGGCGCCTCACGGTCCTATATCGCTCATGTCATTCTTCGCGAGGCGGCCCTGGTCTCCCTGGCCGGGATCCTGCTGGGCATTGCGCTGACCTATCTGGTGAAGCTGGGGCTGAGTTACCGGTTCCCCACCATCCCCTTTCCGCTCACTCCGGGATGGCGCATCAACGCTGCCCTCATTGCCTTTACAGGGTCCATCCTGGGCGCACTTTATCCTGCCCTGAAGGCGGCGCGAAAAGACCCCATCGACGCCTTGGCCTACGAATGA